The segment CCCGCCGACGTTCTTCACATTGCGCCCGAGGAAGCATTGGCTCGCGTGCTCAGGGATGTGCACAAAGGGCGCTACACTGCGGCCGATATTCAGCCGTGGACGCGTGAAATGGTGCAACTTGATATCACCTCGATGCAACTACCCGACCAGTCCCGCGACTTTATCGTGTGTTCGCACGTACTAGAGCACGTCACGGAGGATATCAAGGCCATGAAAGAGATACGACGGGTCTTGAGGCCTTCTGGCATCGCAGTCGTGGCCGTTCCGATTTTTGCGAAGCAGACCATGGACGGTGCCGAACACATGGATCCCAAGGACCGGTTGGCCCAATTTGGCTCCGAGACGCACGTGCGACTTTACGGACCGGACATCACGAATCGCCTAGCCCGGGCGGGATTGAGCGTGACCGCCGTCGACGAACGTCTTGAGACCGGAAACTTCAACGACACTGCGGTGCACATCCCTCAACGGGAAGCAGAGCGGTTGGTTTTCCTCTGCGCCCGTAACGATTGACAAGATTTCTTGTTACCAAGGGTGAGCTCGATGAACGGAACGGGTAGTTTTGCCGTCTTTTGCGAGGGGTGGCCCCCGTGGGACGGGAGTGGCCTGGCAGGCCATGTTTACGGGCTTCTGTCGGATTTTCCAGAGCGGCCTGAGATCGTTGCATGCACGCAGTCGGCCCGCGTCCCGCCTCCGCTGAGACCTTCCGAGTGGCTGAAGGTGTCGCGCGGATATGTGTTCCTGAATCTATCCGGGAATCCCGTGGTGGCGCCCGTCCACCGATTCCTGAGGCACGTGCAACTCCAGCATAGATTGGCTTATCCGACGCCAAAGGAACTTGCGCATTATCTTCGGCGGATCGGGTCGCCACGAATTCTCATTTTCATTGATTCCGACCACGATTCGGTAGTGTACGCGTCCCGACTGGTGGAGCGCCTGCCAGAAATCCCATCAACTTTGAGTATGGGATGCGACGTGCTGTGGTCCACCGCCCTCTACAAGAATCCCTGGACACGGCAGCTGGTTCGAAATTCCTTCTCTTCCCTTGTGAAGAATTCGGCCCTTCGTTTCACCCAAACCGCAAACCTAGCAAGACACTATTCGAACATTTTCGGCCTTGAATTTGGCGTTTCACCGCACGTGGTTAGGGATAGCACGTTCAATGCCCTCCAATCGTCGACTCGACTCCCGAACGGCCAAGACCCTCCGAGCGTCTTCCTGTCGGGCAGCATTCATCCATATGATCTCCCAAGCCTCTCGCTCTTGGCTCGGGCCCTACCCGACGTTGAGAGAAAACTTGGCCCCGTAAGGGTTCGGGTCGCTGGCTTTGCGACCGCGGATCAACTCGTGAGCCTCGGGTTCCGGAAAGACCGTTTGCAACTACTCGGTTGGATTCCCGACGAGGAGACGCTTCTTCGAGAGGCCGCCAGATCTTCCATTTGCTTCTTACCAACGGAGTTTGATCCGGGCCACCCGGGGCTTCCGTTCCTTCTTCCGTCTAGGCTCGTTGACTACATAGCCGCCGGAGTCCCTACTGTTGCACACGCACCACGTGGGTCGGCAGTGTCGACCTATTACCGGGACAATGAGCTTCCGTTCATTTGTACTGGTCTTGAGAACGCAGCGTTGGCATCCATTCTTCTGGACGCCCTGTCGTTGGATACCAATGCGCGGACAACCTTGAGCAAGAAGTGCGCAACCTTGGTTCGCGAACGACACTTGGCAAGCAACAACATGGAACGACTTCTTGGACGGGGTTCAAGCGCATCAACATCATGAAGATTGTACTTATCGCCTCGCCAGATCATCGACTACCTCCTATCGGGTACGGGGGGGTCGAACGGTGCGTTTGGTGGCTATTAAGCGGACTCCATGCTCGTGGTCACGAGGTCCGCGTGATGGCCGGCAAGGACGCGCAGGCGCCCGTCCCCGTCCACGTCTATCGCCAGGGCAATGCCAACGAAAACCCCTTGGTCCGCTGGTCACTGAAGAAATCGTTCAAACGGGCGCTCCGGCACCTTTCCTTGGACGCAGATGTCGTAAATTCACATCATCGCCCCGACTACCTCGATCCGAAGGCGTTCACTGCCACGCCGACCGCCTTGTCCTTTCACGGACCGCTTGCGAGGGAAGATATTGGCCGCCTTTCCAAGCGGGCGCGTCGGCATCTGTGGTTCACCGGCTTGAGCCGGAACCACATCCGGGGTGTGAGCGGGTTCGGGCAATGGCAAGCCATGCCATATGCCGTGGATTCGCGGCTGTACCGACCAGCCCATGCAACAGACCAAAGCGCCCACCTTGCCTTCCTTGGGCGCATATGGCGACCAAAGGGCGTCCATACGGCGATCCGAGTCGCCAAAGCGACGGGTAACAAACTAGTGGTCGCAGGCAACGTCGTGGATCATCCCGATAGCCGGAGCTTGCCCTACTGGGAAAATGAGATCAGACCCCAGATTGACGGGAGACAAATCGTCTATGTCGGGGAAGTTGACGACGCCAAGAAGAACGAAATCTTATCGGGGGCCAAAGCACTTCTTTTTCCGATTGAATGGGAAGAACCCTTCGGGCTCGTCATGCTCGAAGCTCTCGCCTGCGGCACGCCCGTAATCGCCTTTCGCCGGGGCGCTGTGCCCGAGGTCATCACGGACGGCGTGGACGGTTTCATCTGCGATGATTTCGAGGGAATGGTGGAGGCCGTAAAGCGGGTCGAAAGCATCGACCGGCGGGCGTGCCGTCGGACCGTGGAGACGCGGTTCACGGTCGATCATATGGTAGACCGCTACGAGGCGCTGTATCGATCCATGCTGGAGGCAAGATGACGAACCTCGAAGTCGCCGCTCCCGTGGCCGCAAAGCGCCTCAAGATCCTCGTCGTCACATCGAGTCTCATCCCCGTCCCCCCGCCGCGTTACGGCGGAATCGAGCGCGAGGTCGCACAACTTGTGTCGGGACTCCACGCGCGCGGACATGATGTCACGCTAATGGCGGGCACCGGCTCGAAAGTCCCGTGTCGCCTCGTTACCTACTCCGAGCAACAGAAGGGATCAAAGGCCCAACGCGCGTGGGCGAAGGCGGCCTTTTGGGCCCGCCTTGCCGGAATGTTGCCGCACTATGACGTTCTCCACTGGCACGGGCGCGCCGACTACTTCGAACCGGCCGCGTTGAGGCCACGGATGGCTAAGGTCGTCACGTTCCACAACCCGATAATCGGCAAGGACGTCGAACACTTCCGGCGTCTTGGCGGCCGAAACCTCGCGTTCGTCAGTATCAGCGACGCCCAATCGAGACACGTACGGAACGTTGGCCGCTGGATCACGATACACAACGGAATCGAGACGAACGGCGGTTCCGCTACCAAGGACCAGGGGGGGGCCCAATACCTGCTTTTCCTCGGCAGACTTTCTCGCGACAAGGGAGCGCACACCGCGATCAAGCTGGCCAAGGCCACCGGCGAAAGACTTCTCATCGTGGGAAAGGCAAATCCGGATCCGCAAAGCGCGGGGTATTTCGAAAGCGAGATCGCGCCTCACCTTAAGGACGGGC is part of the Euryarchaeota archaeon genome and harbors:
- a CDS encoding methyltransferase domain-containing protein; its protein translation is MQRPADVLHIAPEEALARVLRDVHKGRYTAADIQPWTREMVQLDITSMQLPDQSRDFIVCSHVLEHVTEDIKAMKEIRRVLRPSGIAVVAVPIFAKQTMDGAEHMDPKDRLAQFGSETHVRLYGPDITNRLARAGLSVTAVDERLETGNFNDTAVHIPQREAERLVFLCARND
- a CDS encoding glycosyltransferase family 4 protein, translating into MKIVLIASPDHRLPPIGYGGVERCVWWLLSGLHARGHEVRVMAGKDAQAPVPVHVYRQGNANENPLVRWSLKKSFKRALRHLSLDADVVNSHHRPDYLDPKAFTATPTALSFHGPLAREDIGRLSKRARRHLWFTGLSRNHIRGVSGFGQWQAMPYAVDSRLYRPAHATDQSAHLAFLGRIWRPKGVHTAIRVAKATGNKLVVAGNVVDHPDSRSLPYWENEIRPQIDGRQIVYVGEVDDAKKNEILSGAKALLFPIEWEEPFGLVMLEALACGTPVIAFRRGAVPEVITDGVDGFICDDFEGMVEAVKRVESIDRRACRRTVETRFTVDHMVDRYEALYRSMLEAR
- a CDS encoding glycosyltransferase family 4 protein, which gives rise to MTNLEVAAPVAAKRLKILVVTSSLIPVPPPRYGGIEREVAQLVSGLHARGHDVTLMAGTGSKVPCRLVTYSEQQKGSKAQRAWAKAAFWARLAGMLPHYDVLHWHGRADYFEPAALRPRMAKVVTFHNPIIGKDVEHFRRLGGRNLAFVSISDAQSRHVRNVGRWITIHNGIETNGGSATKDQGGAQYLLFLGRLSRDKGAHTAIKLAKATGERLLIVGKANPDPQSAGYFESEIAPHLKDGQIEYLGEVDNDRKETLLAKAKALLFPIEWDEPFGRVVVEALAHGTPVIASKRGAVPEIITHGVEGFICESEREMVQAVGMIDKIDRSACRHRAETAFSVDALVTNYERLYASMMENGGT